The DNA window GTGCGCACGAGAATCTTCAGGTCCATCAGCAGCGACCAGTTCTCGATGTAGTACAGGTCGTACTCGATGCGCTTCTCGATGCACGTCTGGCCGCGCAGTCCGTTGATTTGCGCCCAGCCGGTGATGCCCGCCTTCACCTTGTGCCGCAGGTGGTAGCGGGGAATCTGCCGCTTGAACTCCTCGATGAAGACGGGGCGCTCGGGACGAGGACCCACCAGGCTCATGTCCCCCGTCAGCACGTTGAAGAACTGGGGCAGCTCATCCAGCGAGTACTTGCGCAGGAAGGTGCCGATGACGGTGCGGCGTGGGTCGTCCTTGCGCGCCATCATCGCGCCGGTGTTCTCCGCGTCCACGCGCATCGTGCGGAACTTGAGGATGTGGAACGTGCGGCCATCCATCCCCATTCGCTCCTGGCGGTAGAGCAAGGGGCCCTTGCTGGACAGGCGCACCGCCAGCGCGGTGGCCGCCATCAGCGGCGCCGTGACGACGATGGCCAGCAGGGAGAACAGGATGTCGAAGGCCCGCTTGGCCACCTGGCTCCAGCCCTCCATCGGGTCGCCCTGGAGGCGGATGATGGGCAGGCCGCCGAACTCCTCCAGGCCGCCGTACAGGGTGATGTACTGGTACAGGTCCGGCACGACGCGAACGTCCACCGTGCGCAGAGCCAGCGGCTCCATCAGCCGCTTCACATGCGCCTGCTCCTGCAGCGGCAGCGCGATGATGACCTGGTCCACGGGCTGGGCGTCCAGCACCCGCTCCACGTCGTCCACGTGGCCAATCACCCTCACGCCGTTGACATATTGGCCCACCTTCTCCGGCCGCAGTGTCAGAAGGCCCGTCACCCGGAAGCCCAGCTCC is part of the Myxococcus landrumus genome and encodes:
- a CDS encoding undecaprenyl-phosphate glucose phosphotransferase: MFSRLQRFYTSIKVVADMVMLAVAFALAYVTRFSGIVPVTEGIPPWEDSLVSLLMVLVIFPATFKQSRLYATNRSRTNTGEVFEVFKSTITATLILVAATYFARERYSRLTLVIFVVYAFVLVTCSRLAFRYVLSEVRRRGHNLKSILIIGAGELGQRVVETVEGHRELGFRVTGLLTLRPEKVGQYVNGVRVIGHVDDVERVLDAQPVDQVIIALPLQEQAHVKRLMEPLALRTVDVRVVPDLYQYITLYGGLEEFGGLPIIRLQGDPMEGWSQVAKRAFDILFSLLAIVVTAPLMAATALAVRLSSKGPLLYRQERMGMDGRTFHILKFRTMRVDAENTGAMMARKDDPRRTVIGTFLRKYSLDELPQFFNVLTGDMSLVGPRPERPVFIEEFKRQIPRYHLRHKVKAGITGWAQINGLRGQTCIEKRIEYDLYYIENWSLLMDLKILVRTALGGFLSKNAY